From a region of the Spirochaetota bacterium genome:
- a CDS encoding sodium ion-translocating decarboxylase subunit beta, which yields MTFAEVLEMLSNIFHTTGLMNIGWKMVIMWGIGCLFFYLAIAKKYEPLLLLPIGFGIFIVNFPLTPLMGFTEQGHRELINIFYHYGVEWEVIPCVIFLGLGAMTDLGPLIANPKSLLIGAGAQLGVFITFTGSVLAGFTLKEAASVGIIGGADGPTTIYLTQHLAPQLLGANALAAYSYMAMVPIIQPVIMRMMTSPEERAIKMKQLRHVSQREKIIFPIVTTGIIALLVPSVIPLMGMFLLGNLMKESGVVDRLSDTAQGSLMNIVTIFLGVSVGATMQADKFLSWKPLFIFGIGLIDFAVCTFGGILTVKIMNKFLNDKINPLIGSAGVSAVPMAARVSQVIGLKYDKRNHLLMHAMGPNLAGIIGSAAAAGMFIAMFK from the coding sequence ATGACTTTTGCTGAAGTTCTTGAGATGCTTAGCAACATCTTTCATACCACAGGCTTAATGAATATAGGCTGGAAAATGGTAATTATGTGGGGTATTGGATGCCTTTTTTTTTATCTTGCAATTGCCAAAAAGTATGAACCTCTACTTCTACTTCCCATAGGATTTGGTATTTTTATTGTTAATTTCCCATTAACCCCCTTGATGGGTTTCACAGAACAGGGTCACAGAGAACTTATTAACATTTTTTATCATTATGGCGTTGAATGGGAGGTTATCCCTTGCGTAATTTTTCTTGGTTTGGGCGCTATGACAGACTTAGGACCGCTAATAGCAAATCCAAAGTCGCTACTTATTGGAGCGGGGGCGCAACTTGGTGTATTTATTACATTTACTGGTTCAGTGCTTGCAGGCTTCACCTTAAAAGAGGCAGCATCAGTTGGTATTATTGGTGGAGCAGATGGGCCTACAACAATCTATTTAACGCAGCATCTTGCTCCTCAGCTTTTGGGCGCCAATGCCCTTGCCGCTTATTCCTATATGGCCATGGTTCCGATTATCCAACCAGTTATTATGCGGATGATGACTAGTCCAGAGGAAAGGGCTATAAAGATGAAGCAATTACGACATGTTTCGCAAAGGGAGAAGATAATATTTCCTATTGTTACAACAGGAATAATTGCGCTACTTGTGCCTTCTGTTATTCCGTTAATGGGGATGTTCCTGCTTGGAAATCTAATGAAAGAGAGCGGGGTTGTTGACAGGCTCTCCGATACAGCACAGGGTTCATTGATGAATATCGTTACCATATTTCTTGGTGTTTCTGTTGGCGCAACAATGCAGGCGGACAAATTTCTTAGCTGGAAACCCCTCTTCATATTCGGTATAGGACTCATCGATTTTGCTGTATGTACATTTGGTGGAATTCTTACGGTAAAAATAATGAACAAATTTTTGAATGATAAGATAAATCCTTTAATAGGGTCAGCGGGGGTTTCTGCTGTGCCAATGGCTGCAAGGGTTTCTCAAGTAATTGGTCTGAAATATGATAAGAGAAATCATTTATTAATGCATGCAATGGGGCCAAATTTAGCGGGTATAATCGGCTCAGCAGCAGCGGCTGGAATGTTTATTGCTATGTTTAAATAA
- a CDS encoding FHA domain-containing protein — MDQKTFYKRDEEGKKVAKELKTKIAKIRFKNRSIHINKIITIGRDELNDIVIKDDPLVYRRHAIIEKVNNIYYLQDKGSTNGTYLNNNPVLAKGRIQLKSGDVIMIGKTKLNIL, encoded by the coding sequence ATGGATCAAAAGACCTTTTACAAGCGTGATGAAGAGGGCAAAAAAGTCGCTAAAGAATTAAAGACAAAAATAGCAAAGATTCGATTTAAAAATCGATCCATTCATATAAACAAAATTATCACAATTGGTAGGGATGAGCTTAATGATATTGTTATCAAGGACGACCCACTCGTCTATAGAAGGCATGCTATAATAGAAAAAGTTAATAATATATATTATTTACAGGACAAGGGAAGCACTAATGGCACTTATCTCAATAATAATCCAGTACTTGCAAAAGGGAGAATCCAGTTAAAAAGCGGAGATGTAATAATGATTGGAAAGACAAAGTTGAATATTCTATAA